In the genome of Pichia kudriavzevii chromosome 4, complete sequence, one region contains:
- a CDS encoding uncharacterized protein (PKUD0D02440): MVNGDMRNIQTEIELATTLVQSSIIKPRYRDEDILFSTIGVYEDDNLLQHMNSNLAYVLPGSNNILFVRSNYTSALFYTLMRRILAIFFSMYRFFLLSLSISLDLIDKGESLFWCLLSFLPFPEDVSEVGPAAVYSSTSVDKVSLGGEEAASHSINVTSLREDMGNHLKSYGLLPTRIGNRILEKSLMASVPRNRLHIRRVTASWCVPYHMCFIFEMSPLVVPQPPEVPTPYLDFDKKMVVPDKKDIAKVLSKRAEWSSLHHTHKAAEKFRLVYEASKCIAWAACSGVRIVTVFESNGYAWLDMPKIATVVYEEINSLTDSSYSVFDNIKLVNLQTAETYDVFPKESKIRQLDSNQFGNNKEFDPNLDGSQETYKEVLEEVVPAPEPIVSYTCKTEAKIPLDARHMFRTNLTVFFQSNKDSDTKQVLAHKVKRKICDILNKKPSLNSKSLKHSPLNPVYIDLEQYVDPEIIYRFHSSSQNPNSLTGYPLVPLVTGTKVSDTVATKSLGTLHRDTRVPIFISQGRPVNFAQFVKGIMTFHEMLKRG, translated from the coding sequence ATGGTGAATGGGGACATGAGGAACATCCAGACCGAAATAGAGCTGGCCACAACTTTGGTTCAGTCTTCGATCATTAAACCCAGATATAGAGACGAGGATATCCTTTTCAGTACCATCGGCGTCTATGAAGATGACAACCTATTACAGCATATGAATTCAAATCTAGCCTATGTTTTGCCTGGCTCCAACAATATACTCTTTGTAAGGAGCAACTATACAAGTGCACTGTTTTATACATTGATGAGACGTATCTTggcaattttcttttccatgTATCGATTCTTTTTGCTATCGTTATCGATATCTCTGGATCTTATTGATAAGGGAGAATCGCTCTTCTGGTGCTTGCTATCTTTTCTACCCTTCCCGGAAGATGTTTCTGAGGTTGGACCGGCTGCAGTATATAGTTCAACATCTGTTGATAAAGTTTCACTAGGTGGGGAGGAAGCTGCTAGCCATAGTATAAATGTGACGTCTCTCAGAGAAGATATGGGTAATCATTTAAAATCATACGGATTACTACCTACTAGAATTGGCAACAGGATCTTGGAGAAGTCTCTAATGGCTTCTGTTCCTAGGAACCGTCTACATATTAGAAGAGTCACAGCAAGCTGGTGTGTTCCTTATCACATGTGCTTTATCTTTGAGATGTCGCCACTTGTTGTTCCTCAACCACCAGAGGTACCTACCCCTTACTTAGACTTTGATAAGAAAATGGTGGTTCCTGATAAGAAGGACATTGCCAAGGTTCTATCAAAGAGAGCTGAATGGTCTTCATTACATCATACACACAAAGCCGCTGAGAAGTTTCGTTTAGTTTATGAGGCTTCTAAATGTATAGCATGGGCCGCTTGTTCCGGGGTTCGCATTGTCACAGTCTTTGAATCAAATGGGTATGCCTGGTTAGATATGCCAAAAATTGCCACAGTTGTTTATGAGGAAATAAACAGCCTCACTGATTCTTCTTACAGTGTATTTGATAACATCAAGCTAGTAAACCTACAAACCGCAGAGACGTATGATGTGTTCCCCAAAGAGTCCAAGATCCGTCAGCTCGACTCAAACCAGTTTGGAAACAACAAGGAGTTTGATCCGAATCTAGACGGATCTCAAGAGACATACAAAGAAGTACTTGAAGAAGTAGTCCCTGCACCTGAACCTATAGTGTCATACACATGCAAAACTGAGGCAAAGATACCTCTAGATGCTAGACATATGTTTCGCACAAATCTCACGGTTTTCTTCCAGTCTAATAAAGATAGTGATACAAAACAAGTTTTAGCCCATAAAGtaaagaggaaaatatGTGATATTCTCAACAAGAAACCAAGTTTAAACTCGAAGAGTTTGAAACATTCCCCATTGAATCCAGTCTATATTGACCTTGAACAATACGTCGATCCCGAAATAATCTACAGATTTCATAGTTCCAGCCAAAATCCTAATTCCTTGACAGGCTATCCGTTGGTTCCCCTTGTTACTGGCACTAAAGTCTCTGATACTGTAGCTACGAAATCCTTAGGAACTTTGCATAGGGACACGCGTGTTCCAATCTTTATATCCCAGGGGAGACCAGTAAATTTTGCCCAGTTTGTGAAAGGAATCATGACTTTCCATGAAATGCTTAAACGGGGGTAA
- a CDS encoding uncharacterized protein (PKUD0D02445), whose amino-acid sequence MGRKVAKKIPPTFKYLGFEEVGYLSVGRASSKDQTRSLNSKGGIYMFHPNVSASHLKFHYNFDSSTFILENLSRYVVFVCKDKTVIRCAPKKRILTNNGDTIAITFHREIIDNWRSMVYDEFLKKCEIRIQVFGDFSKEIYAFINYNLPKREISNEVEMFDYVCESTPKALLPHDTRETSTKILAIISDKEKYVIDETTEEENDVYEAEEQNGDRIKHKDQKEGEEKEDRFEETRYDEDEDFFYWKTLSDEEVLSDSISAASTIELAENYADNLDLIAFDVCSSNEIELGGQTFGKRTFDKIDYADDEDDNRLKALEMKLEEKEREIKKLKGNTPCSRTIKPFLAGALTATVATVSALYHIGSRMT is encoded by the coding sequence aTGGGAAGAAAAGTAGCTAAAAAGATTCCACCAACATTTAAGTATTTAGGGTTTGAAGAAGTCGGTTATTTGAGCGTCGGTAGGGCTTCATCGAAAGACCAGACCAGATctttaaattcaaaaggaGGCATTTACATGTTTCACCCAAATGTAAGCGCTTCacatttgaagtttcatTACAACTTTGACTCGAGCACTTTTATTCTAGAGAATCTCTCTAGATAcgttgtttttgtttgcaaGGATAAGACAGTGATTCGTTGTGCACCTAAGAAGAGGATACTTACGAATAACGGTGATACAATTGCCATAACGTTCCACAGGGAGATTATAGATAATTGGAGATCGATGGTCTATGATGAATTTCTTAAAAAATGTGAGATTAGAATACAGGTTTTTGGTGACTTTAGTAAAGAGATTTATGCTTTTATTAACTACAATTTACCGAAAAGAGAGATTAGTAACGAGGttgaaatgtttgattACGTATGTGAAAGCACTCCTAAAGCTCTACTGCCTCATGATACAAGAGAAACTTCGACGAAGATACTTGCAATAATTTCtgataaggaaaaataTGTTATTGATGAGACAACAGAGGAAGAAAACGATGTTTACGAAGCTGAAGAGCAAAACGGGGATAGAATTAAGCATAAGGAccaaaaagaaggagaagaaaaagaagacaGATTTGAAGAGACTAGatatgatgaagatgaagatttctTTTATTGGAAGACCCTTTCCGATGAGGAAGTTTTATCTGACTCAATTTCAGCAGCATCAACCATTGAGCTTGCAGAAAATTACGCCGATAATTTGGATCTGATAGCATTTGATGTTTGTAGCTCTAATGAGATAGAGTTGGGTGGCCAAACTTTCGGAAAGAGaacatttgataaaatagaCTACGCagatgacgaagatgaCAATCGTTTGAAGGCATTAGAGATGAAgcttgaagaaaaggaaagagaaatcaaaaagttaAAGGGCAATACACCCTGTAGTAGAACTATCAAACCATTTTTAGCTGGTGCACTAACAGCAACTGTTGCAACTGTCAGTGCACTCTACCACATTGGCTCCAGGATGACCTAA
- a CDS encoding uncharacterized protein (PKUD0D02400; similar to Saccharomyces cerevisiae YKL025C (PAN3); ancestral locus Anc_2.669), whose amino-acid sequence MSSTPYDWAKNIPCRNIQIHGFCKFEHKGCSYNHDLASKESSIEAPPSASTSESMSDNHKSKGLNGPKLNTSITSSNNTFAEQNSISSPVTSAQHFKPTLLKQSSSFSNEIGPNGVSSSARKFNVASPAFTPISANKFSAMSPSLDTIPTFTPSNIPVPNYDQTHPQQEEPSAVASTLRSPTNDLNVSSGKPHTSNESPLNDMNSLKSSISTATSFNPVTAPIFTPDSNLPSNPTTDAHFHSQPLGEQLFYQNTNPYPVNFLLYAPPPPPHIELNKRSNERTVNDLFIDNKLREYLQMKNEESLKSISHTELDLPRNVGVYHSLYPIDKNFDYSTKSFGYTSIVYKCMSNTDGRLYAMRRLQNVPISSASVLNSVKKWKKLNCSNVVKIHEVFTSRAFNDNSLVLIYDYYPMSLNLMENHFMSLPGKNPELITEDCLWNYTIQLLNAITEASKLSLTIGELNPSKIIITNKGRIRLSAVAIKDIIKDVKNSLNNTGAVAKKEEPPESSDLLELGKLIFFLAKSTTLIQEPSDDPAKIVAQLKYSSAFKDALLYLLSGSPTIEEFQRLVAPMILKLADGLQNSCDAMESTLMGELENARLVRLFAKLDFISERPEMVKDGSWSETGERYPIKLFKDYVFHQVDDNGNPVVDLTHVINCLNKLDAGVDENLLLVSPDEMTCLIMSYKELKELINKTFLTLLGKE is encoded by the coding sequence TCGACACCATACGATTGGGCTAAAAATATACCATGCAGGAACATTCAAATACATGGTTTCTGTAAATTTGAGCATAAAGGCTGCTCTTATAATCACGACTTAGCTTCAAAAGAGTCATCCATCGAAGCACCGCCATCTGCGTCCACCAGTGAATCAATGAGTGATAATCATAAATCTAAGGGCTTGAATGGTCCAAAATTAAACACTAGCATTACCTCATCAAATAATACTTTTGCAGAACAAAATTCCATATCTTCACCAGTAACTTCTGCACAACATTTCAAACCCACTCTTTTAAAGCAAAGTAGCTCTTTTTCCAACGAAATAGGGCCAAACGGTGTATCCTCATCAGCTAGGAAGTTTAATGTTGCTTCTCCAGCATTCACTCCGATTTCGGCAAATAAGTTTTCGGCAATGTCACCATCACTGGATACGATACCTACTTTCACCCCATCAAACATTCCGGTTCCTAATTATGATCAGACACACCCTCAACAAGAAGAGCCTAGCGCGGTTGCATCTACACTAAGATCACCCACCAATGACTTGAATGTTTCTAGTGGAAAACCCCATACATCAAATGAATCTCCCTTAAATGATATGAACTCGTTGAAGTCGTCGATTTCAACAGCAACTTCTTTTAATCCAGTCACTGCACCGATTTTTACTCCAGATTCAAATCTGCCTTCCAATCCAACTACAGATGCACACTTTCACTCTCAACCTCTTGGTGAGCAGttgttttatcaaaacaCCAACCCTTATCCAGTAAATTTCCTTCTTTACGCCCCACCCCCTCCTCCACACATCGAATTGAATAAACGATCTAATGAAAGAACAGTTaatgatttatttattgataataagTTACGAGAATACttgcaaatgaaaaacGAAGAAAGTCTCAAGTCTATTTCACATACAGAATTAGATTTACCCAGGAACGTAGGTGTTTATCATTCTTTATATCCGATTGACAAAAATTTTGACTACAGCACAAAATCATTTGGCTATACATCAATTGTTTACAAATGTATGTCGAATACTGACGGCAGGCTTTATGCTATGAGAAGATTACAAAATGTTCCGATTAGTTCGGCTTCGGTTTTAAACTCAGtaaagaaatggaaaaaactCAATTGTTCTAATGTTGTCAAGATTCATGAAGTTTTCACATCCAGAGCTTTTAATGACAACTCTCTAGTTCTAATTTATGACTATTATCCAATGTCTCTCAATTTGATGGAAAACCACTTTATGTCTTTACCTGGAAAGAACCCGGAATTGATTACCGAGGATTGTTTGTGGAACTACACCattcaattgttgaatgCTATAACAGAGGCAAGTAAACTATCCTTGACAATTGGTGAACTTAATCCATCCAAAATTATCATCACAAACAAAGGTAGAATTAGGCTCTCTGCGGTTGCCATAAAAGATATTATAAAGGACGTAAAGAATAGTTTGAATAATACAGGTGCAGTTGCTAAAAAAGAAGAGCCGCCTGAAAGCTCCGACTTATTAGAACTTGGTAAGttgatcttttttttggccAAATCTACCACTCTCATTCAGGAACCATCAGATGACCCTGCTAAGATTGTTGCTCAATTAAAGTATTCTAGTGCTTTTAAGGATGCACTCCTCTATTTGCTGAGTGGAAGTCCGACAATTGAAGAGTTCCAAAGGTTAGTTGCACCTATGATTCTTAAATTAGCAGATGGTTTACAGAATAGTTGCGATGCTATGGAGTCTACTTTAATGGGAGAGCTTGAAAACGCAAGATTGGTGAGGCTATTTGCCAAACTCGACTTTATTAGCGAGAGACCTGAAATGGTTAAGGATGGTTCATGGTCTGAGACAGGAGAAAGGTATCCTATCAAGcttttcaaagattatGTTTTTCACCAAGTTGACGATAATGGTAATCCAGTAGTCGATTTGACTCATGTTATCAATTGTTTGAACAAACTTGATGCTGGGGTTGATGAAAACCTTCTTCTAGTTAGTCCAGATGAAATGACTTGTCTAATCATGAGTTATAAGGagttgaaagaattgatcaacaaaACTTTCCTAACTTTATTGGGCAAGGAATAA
- a CDS encoding uncharacterized protein (PKUD0D02430; similar to Saccharomyces cerevisiae YDR513W (GRX2) and YCL035C (GRX1); ancestral locus Anc_1.38) yields the protein MSQQTVAQVQDLIKSHKVFVASKTYCPYCSATKKFLEDVYPDAYVLELDTIDNGSEIQQVLAEITGQRTVPNIFINEKHIGGNSDLQALGKEKVKQLIGA from the coding sequence ATGTCCCAACAAACCGTTGCACAAGTCCAAGATTTAATCAAAAGCCACAAGGTCTTTGTTGCATCCAAGACCTACTGTCCTTATTGCAGTGCTACTAAGAAGTTCTTAGAAGACGTCTATCCAGATGCGTATGTTTTGGAACTCGATACCATTGACAACGGCAGTGAAATACAGCAAGTCTTGGCAGAGATAACTGGCCAAAGAACCGTTCCaaacattttcatcaatgaaaaacacATTGGAGGTAATTCCGACTTACAAGCTTTAGGTAAGGAGAAGGTCAAGCAATTAATTGGCGCTTGA
- a CDS encoding uncharacterized protein (PKUD0D02420; similar to Saccharomyces cerevisiae YHR005C (GPA1); ancestral locus Anc_2.643) produces the protein MGCTTSKIEPNKTSSEDSNFPNSSIQHRQPDIDQLQKWQDNRLEKMMQQGKANKKNQIKMLLLGAGESGKSTVLKQMRLLHLGGFTVQEKIQYKNIIWADTVASMQTLIIQARNLGLELESDDPTSELYSSKQMILHYKPLESIDTPAAGGVAFLKDYLVKYSEKSATDRRNKSSGRADVGWMEHSNPTDGSLVSDDILNDYKETDELLKDYAGNDSHSPIEDKSGNSVSKRDVADAIAKLWSYDRGIRRCFQKSNLFQLEGSSPYFFDNVQNYADEEYMCTEDDILKGRIKTTGITETNFNINGIKFKLLDAGGQRSERKKWIHCFQDITCACFVLAVSEYDQMLFEDERVNRMYEAIMLFDSLVNSKWFANTPFILFLNKVDLLHDKVRKSPLRKYFPDFDGKSNDAEDALRYFENLFLSLNKSKRPIYVHRTCATDTQSMKFILTAVTDMVIQHNLKKSGLF, from the coding sequence ATGGGATGTACTACTAGCAAGATAGAACCTAACAAGACTAGTTCAGAAGATAgtaattttccaaattcatcaatccAACATCGGCAACCGGATATTGACCAGCTACAAAAATGGCAAGATAACAGACTGGAGAAAATGATGCAACAAGGTAaagcaaataaaaagaatcaaataaagatgCTACTATTGGGTGCAGGTGAATCAGGAAAATCTACAGTTTTGAAACAGATGAGGTTACTGCATTTAGGGGGATTTACAGTGCAAGAGAAAATCCAGTATAAAAACATTATTTGGGCAGATACCGTTGCTAGTATGCAGACCCTAATTATACAAGCCAGAAATTTGGGATTAGAACTTGAATCGGACGACCCGACATCTGAGTTATACTCTTCCAAGCAAATGATTCTACACTACAAACCTCTTGAGAGTATTGACACACCCGCCGCTGGAGGAGTGGCATTTTTGAAGGACTATTTGGTGAAATACAGCGAGAAGAGTGCTACCGATAGAAGGAACAAAAGTAGTGGAAGGGCTGATGTAGGATGGATGGAGCATAGCAACCCCACTGATGGAAGTTTAGTATCTGACgatattttgaatgattACAAGGAGACAGACGAATTACTAAAAGATTATGCTGGTAACGATAGTCATAGTCCGATTGAAGACAAAAGTGGGAACAGTGTTTCTAAAAGAGATGTAGCCGATGCAATAGCAAAACTATGGAGCTACGATAGAGGAATTAGAAGGTGTTTCCAAAAGTCCAATCTTTTCCAACTGGAAGGTTCGTCTCcgtatttctttgataatgTACAAAACTATGCCGATGAGGAATATATGTGTACTGAAGATGACATTCTCAAGGGGAGAATAAAGACCACAGGTATAACAGAGaccaatttcaacatcaacggcatcaaattcaagctGTTGGATGCTGGTGGTCAACGGTCtgagaggaaaaaatggaTACACTGTTTCCAAGATATAACCTGTGCATGTTTTGTGTTGGCAGTTTCCGAGTATGACCAAATGTTGTTTGAGGACGAGAGAGTCAATCGGATGTATGAGGCAATTATGCTCTTTGATTCGTTGGTGAACTCCAAATGGTTTGCCAATACTCCCTTTATtctctttttgaataaagTTGATTTATTACATGATAAAGTTCGAAAATCGCCACTTCGGAAATACTTCCCTGACTTTGACGGGAAAAGCAACGATGCGGAGGATGCATTGCGGtactttgaaaatttgttCTTAAGTTTGAACAAATCCAAGAGACCAATCTATGTCCATCGAACGTGTGCAACAGACACACAGTCAATGAAGTTCATCTTGACTGCCGTCACAGATATGGTGATACAACACAACCTAAAGAAAAGTGGTTTATTTTAA
- a CDS encoding uncharacterized protein (PKUD0D02410), which translates to MLTTKTSHSRKKCHIQNKLRRFGIKLNRWWIYYWYTGNPEDDPTLLTSRPRNTPLISLRNDEYCRYISQNVFVQVRGNNFWKSPSNFNIGGVRNPLQQINVGVPILSPKRHSKRKQNLHIIRNPEIYQDEDKENIAVKCILIPEEPTERYKEEINIVDTEETNSLDSFERILRGSIDSTYGKLFSLHFCKPIVGKERKKPFCEESYTSEKRVQSNLLPLIISEPSDGVNDPTSGKTIDNMILQKWDRHIIQQTEAVVFGFDEDQIDMQGGLKVQKSSDGVANNNPKLEEGGDLGNLLPLEVNSILSEDEIALIPLIQKAEFFTKDTTLRDNHTQPLLTVRCSFESCDEIKEYQAKHGVGKYIVETTNSIPMKKRADKSFYRNAIFKIPYSKSKESDEITLGFQLLGKIRHCFHQILGGRGTVKVTKIEQHNEEQKIKNGHVSHLHQWESCHDVGAHKYNDSESSVFGAGAGAGTVAGAKGENMVTNKSPDPGLIYKTESLFFGDYNIDFFCKENGDNLTQRFACIQNITSQK; encoded by the coding sequence ATGCTgacaacaaaaacaagtcattccagaaaaaaatgtcatattcaaaataagTTGAGAAGATTTGGTATAAAGCTGAACAGATGGTGGATATATTATTGGTACACAGGTAATCCAGAGGATGATCCTACATTGCTCACATCTAGACCTAGAAATACTCCATTGATATCATTAAGAAATGATGAGTATTGCAGATATATATCTCAAAATGTGTTTGTACAAGTAAGAGGGAATAATTTTTGGAAGAGCCCTAGCAACTTTAATATTGGTGGAGTAAGAAATCCTTTACAACAGATAAATGTTGGGGTCCCCATTCTATCTCCAAAGAGACacagcaaaagaaaacaaaacctTCATATTATAAGGAACCCAGAAATTTACCAAGATGAAGATAAGGAAAACATAGCAGTTAAATGTATACTGATCCCTGAAGAACCTACAGAACGGTACAAAGAGGAAATAAATATAGTTGATacagaagaaacaaattccCTAGATTCTTTTGAGAGAATTCTTAGAGGAAGTATTGATAGCACTTATGGAAAACTATTTTCGTTGCATTTTTGTAAACCAATTGTAGGAAAAGAACGGAAGAAACCTTTTTGTGAAGAGAGTTACACCAGTGAAAAAAGAGTCCAGAGCAATTTGTTGCCTTTGATTATATCTGAGCCTAGTGACGGTGTGAATGATCCGACATCAGGGAAAACAATTGATAATATGATACTTCAGAAATGGGATCGACATATAATCCAGCAAACAGAGGCTGTagtttttggatttgatgaGGATCAAATCGATATGCAGGGGGGACTAAAAGTTCAAAAAAGTAGTGATGGGGTTGCTAATAACAATCCCAAATTAGAAGAAGGGGGTGACCTAGGTAATCTACTACCATTGGAAGTTAACTCTATTCTCtcagaagatgaaattgcTTTAATTCCTTTAATTCAGAAGGCAGAGTTTTTTACAAAGGACACCACTTTAAGAGACAATCACACTCAACCTTTATTAACTGTTCGGTGTAGTTTTGAAAGTTGtgatgaaataaaagaataCCAAGCAAAACACGGTGTAGGGAAATACATCGTGGAAACAACAAACTCTATTCCCATGAAGAAGAGAGCAGATAAATCTTTTTACCgaaatgctatttttaagATACCCTATTCAAAATCTAAAGAAAGTGATGAGATCACTCTTGGTTTTCAATTATTAGGAAAAATCAGACActgttttcatcaaattttaGGGGGACGAGGTACAGTAAAAGTCACAAAAATAGAACAGCATaatgaagaacaaaaaatcaagaatgGACATGTTTCGCATTTACATCAGTGGGAGTCATGTCATGATGTTGGTGCACACAAGTACAATGACTCAGAATCAAGCGTCTTTGGAGCAGGAGCAGGAGCAGGAACAGTAGCAGGAgcaaaaggagaaaatatGGTTACTAACAAGTCACCTGACCCAGGCCTAATATATAAAACTGAGAGCTTGTTCTTTGGAGATTACAATATTGACTTTTTTtgtaaagaaaatggaGACAATCTCACACAGAGGTTTGCTTGTATCCAAAACATAACATCTCAGAAGTGA